GTAGGGTGTGCACATCGGTTGGAGTCTCGCTCAACTGTAGGCTGATCTTCGCCTTACCCAAAGCCTCACGTGTGTCCGTTATCTCGGGAAAGTGGCTCCAGCCGTTTTGTAGATCCGTCTCGAGATGCGTTTTCAGCGTCACGCACGCCTCCAGTACCTTAATTAGAAATTCACGTTGCTGTCCGGCCAGTCTTTGAATCTCCGTCGACAGCTTATTCAGGGTGATCATTTCCAGCTGAACCTGCGAAAAACGTATGTTTTCCTCATCGTTAGCATCTCGTTCGTTTTGACACGAGAGAAGTAAAACCAAGTATGGTAGGGACCTACCTCCGATATGAGCTGTTCTTTGGCCTCGTTTTGCGACTTGATCTGATGACCTGGATGATCCTGATGGCTGGCGCATGCTCTACAAAGCGCCGTGCAACACGTCCCACACCATAATGCCAGCGGCATCCCGTGTGTGTGACAATTTTCGCTCTGCGAAAATATTTAAGCTTTATCGATCCACGAGGAGGAGAAACCACGCGTCCACGTGTTTACACGATAAACACGAAGGTTCACGACCTACCCGAGGGGAAGTGTCGTACAAGTGGAATACGAAAGTTTCTTGGGTCTCTAATTGGGGACAttacgctctctctctctctctctttttctttctttctttctttctttctttaaggAGCAAAACGCGTAACGATAGCGTGAACTGTTGAACGAAAACAGTCGTTCGCATTTGAAGAGAAACGAGGGTGACGACGCGCTCTTACGCAACATTATCCTATTATTGCTGGAATATTTACCGTTCCTTCTCGTACGGCTTCGCGCACCCGCGTCCTGCGTCCCACGTTCGGTTACACGCTCGATTACCCCCTCGTTCCTCTCGGCGAAAGCATGTCGTTCATCACGGTACGCGATGTATCATCGCGGCAACCGCGAATAATCTTTCGTCGCTCAAATCCCACGCGATTTTCATTTTACTCGAAATACGGAGATAACCTCGATGAAACGCACCCTCTGAATTTCAACGTAACTTCGCGTCGCGGAAATAACTCTATTCCGTATGACGTACTTCGCGTATCGAATAGCTAAAGATAGCAACAGGTCATCCTAGTTATGTCTGCATTTTGATTCCCGATTGCTccagttttttatatatatatatatatataaacttgcCTGTATAGGTAAACACGtgtctattctttttttaaaataagggCTGGTTGTTCcgacttcttggtaaacttatctatcaGATAAGCATGtgtttatcttctttttttctaactaAATAAAGAATAGACATATATTTACCTAATAGATatgtttaccaagaagttgaaaCAACCGGCCCTGAATGAAAACAGATAATTTAGGTTATCTGGCGGGCGAAGCTCTCCAATAAATTGGAACAATTGGGCCTTAATGCTTCGAATGAAAAGGATCTGGCGATAACGCTGTTACCTTTCTCTCCTTGTCTCCGACGGGCTTGCCGGACGTGTTGTTCGTCGTGATCTTGAGACGCGACAGGTTGTTGGTCAGGACGAGTAGAGCGGAGTGAGTCGGTAGAGCGTCCGGGCCCTGATCACCCAGGTCCGTCTGCTTCCAGCAGTGCGCGCAGAACAGGTCGCGTCCCTTCAACAGGCTGCTCGAGATGCACCGCAGGCAGAAGTAGTGCTTACAGCTGAGGAACTTGGGACACTGGTCCACGTCATTGTACTTCTGCTTGCAGCAGCCGCAGAGCGTCAGCTCCTCCAGGTCCGTTAGCACGCTCGGGTCCAGCATCTGGAAGCGCGACGTACGCATGTGTACACATACGAGCGTGCGTGCGTATCCTTCTCCTACCCCCTTTACAAGCGTACGCGTATGCAAAAACACACAGATacaaacacacatacatatatatatatataaatacatgcaTACACAAAGCCCAGAATCGCGCGAGAAAACAATAATTGAAATCAACGCAATAATAGAATTTCTATTGTTGGATCGCCCGGTCCGATCGATGGGATAAGAGATCAGAGATGAAATTTCGTTCATTCTATTACGCTCGCTCCCGGCATCCGTTCTATCCACCCCGTTTCCCCATTCACATCCCGCTCGGTTCACTCCCGGGAGAGGAGGGATTTACCTGTTTGAGCAACATCGCGCCACGAATTACGAAGTGTAGCGTCAGTTACGTGCCCCTGAAACAGACCGCGATGACGTTTAATTGCGCCGATGTGGCTTCTCGCCTCTAGGAAGGATGGAtggagatatatatatatataatctagtTATATGTGTGTCACGCGAAGCACTTTTTTCGTATATAATACACGCGGACGGGAACGCGGAGaatcgcacgcgcgcgcgagcttCGTCGCGCGTGTTGTCCGCGCAGGCACTGCCGATTCACGCGCAACGGAAGGAGACTCGCAAAAGGTCACGCCGTCAACCGTATGTAAACAAAACACTCGGTACCGTCcaacgttctctctctctctctctctctgtactTCTCAGTCGCTGCGCGccgtgctctctctctctctctcacactaTTTTCTGCTCCTCTTTATATGCTCTCTACTATATATCGCACCGTCGCTTTTTACGGCGCGGAATCCCTCTCTCTAACATTATTACGATCACTACGTGATCACCACCTCCGTGCGCCGACGTACTCGACTCCCGTAGACTCGTCTGCCGTATTCCCGTCGTGGACTTTCCCGGTTTCAAGAACGCGCGGCGCGaaaccgccgccgtcgtcgcgaCGGCCTATATTCCTTGACCCATATCGCACCTCGTGCGTCATCGAGTCATCGACGTTTTCCttgtgtctctctctttctttctctctctctctctctctctctttctctctcatgcCTTCGCGCggacaacgacaacgacgatgacgacgtcgacgtcgtTCAGCGGTACCGTTTACATCCTTACGTCGCGGCGACGGCTGGTTCACCCTCGTTCGCTCGcattttccctctctctctctctctctctttctttcgcgCGAGACTCGAATGCGCGATTCGAAGGAATCGAtacgccgtcgtcgtcgccgccgcacACGTGACGACGAGTAAACACGCTcgtcgttcgctcgctcgctcgccttGCCGCGCGAGGTTCGATTCACGTCCGGGATGGACGCGAGGCGGGAAAGCGACcgacgcgacgacgacgacgacttgAGCTCGCCCGCGCGCTCGCCCTTAACCCTTCCCTCTCCGTggccctcccctccctcccacTGTCGCCCCCGCAGCGATTTACCTTGACCGTGCGCTCGCCCCGGATGATTTTTCGATAAGTACCGTGTGTGTCATGAATCAACACGTGATGACACGCCGCTGAAAAAAAGGAGTGATCGCGAGTTACACGCTTCTCGAAACGCTTTGCATTTCAGGCGCAATTGTCTCGCCGTCGAATCGTCATCCTTTATTTGTGCGTAAACGGAACGCCACGATTTTCGTAAAGCGACCCTCGACTTTCATTCATCGTAAACAAGAATCTGGGAAAGGAACGATATACGCCAATCGCTTTGAGCGACGTGATCATTGAAAACACCGGATCAATTCAAAGTGACACTTGAACATTTCTTATCTTCGTTTGATTGTTATTTCGGTATTTGAATCGATAGCAACGAGAACGTAGTCGAACAGGTCTCTCGACAGACGCTGGTCTTTAAACGCGTTCTTCAAAACCGAAAAGGGATTAGCTATAAGACACGGCGTTACATTGGAAACTCGGCGTCGACGATAATAAACGCTAATTAAATCTTACTTCCGGCGAAATGCTTTAACCTGAAAATATTGACCTTTGGACGGAACCATTCGGGTTGAGTCAATATCGTATATTTCGTATATCCAACCGAGAGCGTTCGATCGACCTTGATTTTCCTTCTCCGGCCCGTGATGGGGAAAAAAACCTCGTTCTTTTTCCGCACCCTAGCGCTAAGCTTTggttttctcttttccttcctTCAGcgcgaaaagaaagaaaggggaAAGGCAAATCGTGCGAGAACTTCAATCCCGGGGAAgtgaaaaagaacaagcctTGATATCTTGGGAAGATATTCACAGGAATCGATCTTTTCGAGGCGACACTTGTCAACGTGACGCACGGCTTTCCGTTTAGCTTCTCTCAGATCTACGGAAACGCCATGAATTGCGTAAACACGCGCGTAGATATGTAAACAAGAGACATTCTTCGAGGAACGACGATCTCCGCGGTACCAATCCCCGTAGCGAATTAATAACCAACACCGTACGCACGTTGTTTTTCGGTTACCTTCTTCACACACATATTGATTCACGAGTCAACTTTCATTACTTTtgcaagtataaaaaaatttttcaatgacTCTTACACAATGTACTTTAACATCTTTAGGAGATATTTAGTACGCTTGTTTATTCTTAAGGGCCGGTTGTCCCAACTTCTAAATAAACTTATGTATCAAGTAACCATgtgtcttctttttttttttcttaaataaataaagacagatgTATTTACTACTGAGGGGCAAGTTTACTAAGAAGTTGGTACAACCGGCACTCAAAAATTATACGCGAATATGTTACTAATTAGCCCttgatttttcaaagaaaaaaatttgcaaaagtaTCGAATCGCGCGCGCAGAgcgttaattatatttttcctcGTGAGACGAggttttataacttttatttataacagacCCTTGCACTTGAGACTACCATGCCgctgacgacgacgacgatgatgatgGACGCGTGCGGTCGAAACTTCCGAGTAAAAAGGGGGGTTAGGTGAACTCTCGGTATCCGGCGCGGTATCAGCGCGATAGATAAGTCATTATGCAACGAGAGGCCTCGAGAAGAGCCGCTGGCAAACTCGGCTCGGCTCAGCTCGGCTCGACTCGCTCGCGCGTGCATGTGAAACGGAgtagacacacacacacacggagagagagagagagagaggaaacaagagagagaaaaagagagatagagagagagaaagcgaatGAGAGAACACTGTGTTTCACCGGCGCATGCGCCGGAAATCCCGCCAAAACCATCGCGAGAAGATCCCTCGCGGAGCACGGGATTCGCCATTCCTCGAGCACGACGTCGcgcctctcgcgcgcgcgaaacgtagaggagaaagaggggaggaaagcgagagcgagagagagaaagagagagagagacgggacCGCGGAGTTAGGGACGCCAAGGGGGAACGAGGACCTCGGATCGGAGGCGCCGGAGGACAGACGGGACGGGGGTGGAGGTGGAGGAGGGAAACGATATCGAGTGTTCGCGGGGCACTTCCTCGCGCACTTGCACGTCGCGTCTCGTAACCGTTTGCGATGAGGCAGaagccaccgccgccgccgccgccgtcggcggcggcgcctTCGCGCGAGCTCGACACGCGTGTTACTCCTCGCCGGGTTTACCTATGCCAGCTGCCGACACAGCCCCGAGGTTCTCTGCGCCCGATCGCGACCCGCGGCGAGCCACGGCTCACGGTGAACACGCGGATCGAAAACCGCTCGCAGACTAACTGCGTGTCAGATGGATATTCCGCGCGCGGGAATGTTGTGCGCGCGCTCCGTCTCGCTCttcctcctcccctcccctccctccagTCTCTggacgtgcgcgcgcgcatgctACGAATATACattgtacacatatatactttctctttctctctctcgcacataCACGCGACGTAACGCTCCGGCatgtccccccccccttccctaCTGGTCTCGCGCGCGTCGATCTCCGTCTCCGTCTTCGCACAAgcatgcacgcacacacgtcacatacacacacacacatccaGACGTTACGATTCTCTCCcgctcattctctctctctctttcttctctccctctctctcgtcgTCTACACAGGCAGGATTCTGTGGCAAATGCTTCCGTACCGTGTATACGTCTCGCGAACGTCTCCCTGCCGCGCTATGGAGGCTGACCGTTGGCACTCTGCACTCGCGGCGCGTGCCGCGCCGATGCTCACTGTGCGATGTACGCTCGATCGTGCGATTCGGCTACTTTGATTTACATCGGGCCTGacgtcgcgccgcgcgcggCTCCGTTCGCACCGAACAACAACCACCAACACTACCACCACTATAGGAACCACCACCACCTCCGccactaccaccaccaccaccaccaccgccgccgccgccgccaccgccaccgtcGTCGCCGTTGTCGTTGTCGCCTTCGTCGTCGTTATCTCGTCGTTGTGAGATCTTTTCGCTGAACCGTTCATACGAGTTCCCtactttatttctctctttatacTATAATCCGTATActatctctctatctctattCCTCTACGTATGtcgtatgtgtatatatatatgtaatatgtatatatatatatatatactttttttgtactttacgCGTTACGTGTTTATACGTGTTTATCGAACGTCGTGAGTGTTACTGTGAATAACATAACGACGGCGTGCCGGTTTACGCGCGGTGTGGCCACGGGCCTCGGCTCATACGAACATAATGCCACATCATGATGTTTGGTTCACTAAACTAACCACTAGCATGGCggcgaccgaccgaccgaccgaccgaccgacacACACCGCGGCGCGCGCTCGTCGCTCAACGCTTACGCCGCTTCTCGCCTCTCCCGCCTCCTTCCCCCTTCCCCCTTTTTTCCTCCTCGCCGCGCTTCACGACTCGGTCCTCCTCGTCTCGTTTCGCCGCTGTCCGCGCTTCCTCCTTCCTCCCCTCCTCTTCCTTTCCTACTTCGTATGCGATGGCCATACGTCGCTGTCGCTAACTAACCTCCCTTCCTCGCTCGCCGCTCGTCGCCACAGTCGTGATTGCGTTGTCGGCGCCgtgtccgcgcgcgcgcgcgtttcgtcCGCTCGGCGAGAGTCGGCGCTCGTCCGCGTGCGTGGCAAATGGTCACGCGACAACAGCGTCGCCAATCACGTGCGACGCGCGACCGGGGCGTCGCCAATCACGTGCGCGCGTcctcgcgccgcgccgcggcgGATCGTGAACTCACTTTTACGGCGGGAAACACAAAAGCTGTGAGGAGCGTCTGCTGAAGGATAATAATAGCGGGGTTGTCACACGCGATAATCTGCAATCTTTTTAGTACGTgatctaatttaattatagataactgggaatttaaattaaattgaatgccaaacttatttaataaagagcGCTGAAGAAGAGTGATTAAAAATTCAGCTgattaagtttataaattgACAACTGTAAATGGACAATTTAACATTGATcgcgttatttaatttttcttatttattttctacaaatatattgtaatttgttcatgtaaaatataaaaattattaatttactaattaaaatttaaattgaggataatcaatttttctgtGTGATTTCGTTATCTGCTAAAAAGTGTAGAGTGCAGTTTATTATAATgtgaatgtatttttttcttttcaggaGAAAGATACGTATGGAAACGAGGTAACGAGACTGGCGAGACCTTTACCAGTAGAATATTTATTGGTAGATGTACCTGCCTCGACCCCGCTCACTCCACAGTTCACTTTTTTTACGGATGATAATATCACTCCGTTTCCAGTTGAAAACAGGTATGCGAGCAAACATGTACACATATGTGAATGTCGATTATTGAGAAGTTGctcatattaatataaacctCCGTTTCAGGCAAGTCGATGGACaagttcaagaatttaatTCACTGTGCACCTACATGCAGCAATTTACCGGCGATCAATTTCTGGAGGCAACCTCCGACTTTCACTTGCTCCTCTTCATCGCTATCATGGATATGTATCCAATGAAGGTGCGGTTTCTCTTCAATTTTTGTGATCTTTACAGACAGACTTTATAGTGGCAATATTACAAGTATGTAATATTGCCCTATGATttagtaaagaaaatattttcttgtgtTATATATGGGACCAGAGATTGACTTGAGCCTTTCATTTAATAGACAGCTGTTGTATCACTAAGCTATTCAATGTCCCAATGATTATCAACAATTACTgacaataaacatttttcttttacaggaCCACATGTTGCCATTGCTTGAAGCTATTCGCAACAAGGACAAGCAGAAAGCCCTGGAGTGGGCCCAATCGGAACACTGGGCGACGGTAGAGCAGCTCATATCCGTAACCTCGACATCGTCGCGCCCACCGCAAGCCCCGTCCTTCGGCAACAGCCCGAGGACGTTGCCGTCCGCGACCGCGGAGGGCGGGGCAGGTATAGGCATTGGTACCGAGCCAATAGCGAATCCGCCACCCGACCAAGCTCTCTGGACCTGTTCCCACTGCACTTTTCTCAATGCCGCGGACTTAGCAGTTTGCGAGATGTGCAATCTGCCAAGGTACTCGTAATAAACTGTCAGAAGCACTAACGGCGGAATTCAGTGTGTGTGTTTAAGGGGTGCTGTCTTTGAATCTACTACTTCGCTCCCGCAAGGATCTGACGCGATCTGATGTCCTCGCGGATATAACGATTGTTTTCTACGCATCTTTGGCCTTATTTATgagtgaataaaaaaaaaacggaaaaacaGAACACATCACAAAAGTATTTTCCGACTGACATGTTCTCCCTCCCCATACCAGATTTCTTCCCGTAACGCATATAGTTTGTTATCTGCAGTCAATTTGCAACAATTGGAGTGGcctaataatagatattaatccTAGAATGTCCTGCAAAGTTTTGACTCACAAATTGATTTCAATGTATATCAGaggataatttattatgaaattttatatgtttgcaGAGAAGATGTTGAAGAGTATGACGAAGAGATGATGAGGGAATTGTTTTGATAACAGAATCAATGGGTTCAAGAGTTCAGTCGAGCCTAGCAATGCTACACAGTGTTAGAGATTTGTGTCAATAGTCATTAAATAACTTATGATCGCAGAACAGATTGTGTATACATCACTATTATTCTTGGGaggtatatatgtattatatttcgcAAAAGACGATACCCAAAGAAACATTTGTTGAAACGCGAATGGAATGTAAAACGAGAAAGGGAACTGTAAGCATGTAGGCTGTTGAAACATATCcgtttacttaatatattcatattccataaataaagtttctttCTTATCATTAGTAATAATTGACACAGATGTACAGACATCTTTCGCTACCATCTGCTCGTTGGGCCTTCCTATTTCGATAATACAAACTCCTTACAACTGATCCTCGAGACAACTGCATCAGTGAGACTGGAGATGCGCAATTCATCCTCGTCGATCTTATAAGTCTTTCTGATCAGATTCACGTCCGTGAACTTCTGCAGCCTTGAAATTGGTATGCTCTCCCCCTCGATATTGCTCGAGACCTCCTCTAGCATGGAGAGCTCCTCGCCAGGCTTGTGTATCAATATCGCCAAAATGTTTCTGTCATTGGTCCCAATACCAAACTCAGCCAGGGAACGAGATATGTTCTTCGACATGGAGAGGTAGAACAGAATCTCCGTGTACACGGTCCTCGTGATCAGTTGACCTCGCTTCGCGCTGAGGGCAGCCTTATTGGCGGCCACCACCGCCTGGAGGGCATCAACCACGAGGGAAGCCTTCATCATGCAACAGCGCAGCTGTCCGGCGACGAGCTTCTCGCGTATCTCCGGGGTGTTTGTGACCCCGGTAAACAGGCGCAGCGTGCAGTACAATCCGGTCTCCTGATCCAACTCGACGCTGCAATCATCCATATCGACTGTTCACAACGATTACCGTCGACAATTATGAATGAAACAACCAACGCTCGGATGATCAAGCTCCGGTAGAAA
This DNA window, taken from Monomorium pharaonis isolate MP-MQ-018 chromosome 6, ASM1337386v2, whole genome shotgun sequence, encodes the following:
- the LOC105838230 gene encoding EKC/KEOPS complex subunit TPRKB-like; the protein is MDDCSVELDQETGLYCTLRLFTGVTNTPEIREKLVAGQLRCCMMKASLVVDALQAVVAANKAALSAKRGQLITRTVYTEILFYLSMSKNISRSLAEFGIGTNDRNILAILIHKPGEELSMLEEVSSNIEGESIPISRLQKFTDVNLIRKTYKIDEDELRISSLTDAVVSRISCKEFVLSK